In Herbaspirillum seropedicae, a single window of DNA contains:
- a CDS encoding iron transporter yields MMGIKKLAAAVALTLCAAGMASAAEYPIGKPQIQNGFEVNAVYLQPVKMEPDGMMRKAEESDIHLEADIRAVAKNPNGFAEGDWMPYLAIKYELTKVGSTKSIKGDMMPMVANDGPHYGDNVKLEGPGKYKLKLTISSPQANEHAHFGRHVDKETGVGPWFKTFELNYDFTFAGIGKKGGY; encoded by the coding sequence ATGATGGGTATCAAGAAACTCGCCGCCGCCGTCGCACTGACCTTGTGTGCCGCCGGGATGGCCTCCGCCGCTGAATATCCGATCGGCAAGCCGCAGATCCAGAACGGCTTCGAAGTCAACGCCGTCTACCTGCAGCCGGTGAAGATGGAACCGGACGGCATGATGCGCAAGGCCGAAGAGTCCGATATCCACCTGGAAGCCGACATCCGCGCCGTGGCCAAGAACCCCAACGGCTTTGCCGAAGGCGACTGGATGCCCTACCTGGCCATCAAGTACGAACTGACCAAGGTCGGTTCGACCAAGTCCATCAAGGGCGACATGATGCCCATGGTGGCCAATGACGGTCCGCACTATGGCGACAACGTCAAGCTGGAAGGCCCGGGCAAGTACAAGCTCAAGCTGACCATCTCCTCGCCGCAGGCCAATGAACACGCCCACTTCGGTCGCCACGTCGACAAGGAAACCGGCGTGGGTCCGTGGTTCAAGACCTTCGAGCTGAACTACGACTTCACCTTCGCCGGCATCGGCAAGAAGGGCGGCTACTAA